In Leptospira congkakensis, the DNA window TGGCACTAATGATGGAAAAATGATTTTGTTTGTTTAGTTCCAGTGTTCGTAAAGCCGGATTTGTTTTTTGATTAAAAACCTTATCCGTTAAGTAGGTAAGACTTTTTTTCTCTACAATCCCATCCCCAAGAAAGTTTTGTAAGGGATTCTCTGCTCCTTCCATAAGTGCGTAAGCTTGGTAAACATCCATATCATCTAATTCGTTAAAGTAGGTTTCTCCGAAGTATCCAGAAATAGTTTCCATCCAACCTTTTTCTTCTTTTCGGATGAGTCCAAAAGATAAGTCTTTGATGGCGTCGCTACGCAGGTTCCCAATCATTCCAATAATTTTAAGAGCTACATTGGGACTTTTTTCAAATAAGAATCCCAACCAAAATCCAATTTTTTCTAAATATGAACCTTTGTTTGGCGCCGCAATGAGTATGATTTTTCCAAACTTATGGAGCCATTCTTTGTTTTCAAGTTTTGCATGGTAAAGACAAGAACGAAAGATAAGGCAGCCCAAACTATAACAAATGATATCTGGTTTGTTGTTTGGATCTTCATTAAAAAATACATCCAAAAGATGCATTAATTTTTTCCCATTTTCATGGATGGGGAGTCCGTGATTGTATCTCAAATAAAATGGATAGTATCCTTGTTCTTGTAATTCTGTGGCAAGCCCAGGAGAGGTAATCTTTCTTTCCTTATATTCTACAGTTTGTTCCTGCCAAACGGTCTCATCTGTAAATAATCCAGGAAGGAAAAGAACTGATTTTGTTTTTTTTGATTCTTTAAATTCTGCAATGGTTTCTTTTGCTGTAATATCTTTTCCAATCGTTCTAAAACTCATATCAATCTTTGTGAGTTTGAATTTTTGATTGTGAGAACTTCCCAGGATACTTGATACCATACGATTATCAAATACCATATCATCACTTTGTTTGGCGGTGAGTTCAACTTTGAAGATAGCTTTTTCAAAAGCCTGGTTCGTTTGTTCTATCGTCTTTTGTAAGTTTTCATTTGATTTGTGACCAGTTTCTTTGACTTGGACGCCGGCTTTCTGTAAGGCCTCTCTCCATTCTGGTTTGTAAAAAAATGCATTGGAGAGTAAATCCAATCCTCCGCCTGCACTCGTTAGGCTTCCTTTTACTAGGAATTGTACACCTTTCAGCAGGGAATCGGTTGTTTTTTGGGTAAGCGAAACTGTTTTTCCAGCCAGGGAGTTGATGAGGATTTGGATCACGGAGAAAGATTGTAACTCAGTTTCTTTGGAAAGCGAGTGAAAAAAGTAAGTGAGTTACCTTTTCCAGTCGATTTCGAAGTCGCCCGCCTGTCAAAGGCACTCACTTTCGATTGACAGTGAGTGCAATTGGAAAGCCAGTCACTTTGGATAGCGAGTGAGAAAAGACAATTGTTGTGAAAGGGAAGTCAATTGAATTGGAAAGCGATTGGATCTAATATACGAGTGGCATTGTCATATAAATAGATCAGGCATGACCCATGACCGCGAAAAGAGTAAGTCACTCGATTTAGAAAGTTGCTAGAATTGGTATGCCAGTTGGTTTCGAAATCGACCATAAAAAGGAAACCACTGTATCAATCTATTCTAGGAAGAAGGTGATTCGCTGTGTAAGGAAACAGGTGAAATTTAGAAATTGGCTTTATTCTTTTTTACCGAAGGAACGATGGTGCCTTCAGCGTAACAATGACTGAAAGTAAAGGCTATTAATATCGAATTAGAATTTTTATTGTTCTACACAAACTAGGTAGTTGAGACTAGAGCAAGATACACCACTCGCTCCATTTCGGAATGCGGTGTAATCATTAGAATTGGAGTTTCCCACTCTGCCACCTTCCGATGTGGGAGAGGTGGCAGATCCACTAGTCCAATTCGAACAAGTATTTGTAACTTGTGCAGATGCGACTTGCCAATAAAAATTAGGGGTGGCAAGGCCTGTCCAATAGGTTTTGAGTAATCCAGAATCGAAAGACTCGCTCATTGTGTAAGGTGCTGTTGAAAAAATACTCGATGATGCCGGTAGGATTCCTGCCGCGTTAGGAGTAAATAAAAATGCGGAGTCACTGGCACGAACGTAATATTTACCAAACTGAAAGACCCAATCGGTATTCTCTCCAGAATTTGTGCAATTTCCCGTACTGTCGCAAGCTCGTCTTGCTCCAGCATTGGTCGTTAACATTGCTTTGTAAGTTCCTGTTGTTGGTTTATTAGCATCTGCATTGCATTTTAAGTCGGCACCAGCAGGTCCATTGGCTGCAGCACCTTGTAAATTTCCATTGAAAGTTGCGGCTGTAACAAAGACTTTATATACCGTTGGTTCGACTTGTATTGTTAGGTTTTGATTAGCAGATTCGGTTCCATTGGTCACGGTAACAGTATAAGTCGATCCTGCCTGTGCAGTTGTTGGAGTTCCTGAAATTACGCAAGTGCTGGTATTCAGACTTAGGCCAGTAGGAAGAGTCGGTGCCACCGAACAAGAAGTAAACGAAAATTGAATGGTAGGAGTGAGCGTTGGGGCTACTACATTTTCTTTGAAAATAAACGAACTACCAGTATAAGCAATATTGACGTTCCTATGGTTGATAGGAATGGAACCGCTTGTTCCATTATAATAAGTGTCGGTGCTACTTGCTGTGACACTGAGAGAAGAAGTATCTAAAATTTGTGTAGCTGAAGATAAACTAACTGTTTGGACAGTATTAAAGTTTGCAGGTGTAAAAGTGAGAACGTTTGTTAGCGGAGAGTTGGATGCATTTACTTGTAATTTAGAAGAAGTGAATGTGAGAGTAATCGTAACATTGGCCGTTGGTAATTTCACAAGCGAAATCCCAAAATTTTGGGGTGTTCCGTAGGTGAGAGTCACACTCGCACTTGAGACACTAATCTTTGCAGTGGTAGGAACAGAAACCGCAGTGGATGTGGTGACTGGATTCAAACCACTCACGAGAGTAAAAAGAAGTTCGTCGCGAGGGTTGACCTGGTTACAAGAAAACACCCAACCTAAGAAAAGGAAGGAAACGAATAAATTCCAACGCATGTTTCCAACCCCCCGCAATATTAAAAACAAGTAAGTCACTTACCTTTTTCAATTATCGGAGAAGGAAAGCGAGTTACAAGTGAAATTCTTGGCTTAAGTAATTGGATGTACGCTCTTTCAGTACATCTCCTAGAAGATTACGTCCCATCTCATTGTCTTTGAAACTCACAACAGTGCGAATGGAAAATACACGCAGAGCATCAGAAACGGAGAGCGTTCCGTCAGCAGAATCTTTACGCCCAGAAAATGGAAAGGAATCCGGCCCTCGTTGGCACTGTGCGTTCCAATTGACTCGGGCCACCTGGTTTACCAATACATCGATCAGTTTGCCGATAGTTTTTGGATCCTTTCCAAAGATACTTGCTTGTTGGCCCATGTTGGATTCAAAGATATAATTTAACGGTTCTTCTACAGAAGAAAAAGGAACAATCGGAACGAGTGGCCCAAATTGTTCTTCATGATACAAACGTGCGTTTGGTGAAACGGGAGAAAGAATTGCTGGATACATAAACGATTCATTGATCTCGCCGCCACCAGGATTTAGAATTTTTGCACCATGAGCGACTGCATCGTCCAAAAGTTCCTTTAACCATTTGGTTTTCCCTTCTTCAGGGAGTGGGGTGAAATTGACTCCAACATCCCAAGGCATCCCTGCTTTCCATTTGGAAAATTCTTCTAAGTAAAGTTTCGTAAATTCATCCAAAATATCTTTGTGAACAAATAGTATTTTGAGTGCTGTACATCTTTGCCCATTATAGGAAAGTGACCCGGAGAGAATTTCAGGAACCATTGTTTTTAAATCTGTATCAGGTAAAACTATCGCCGGGTTTTTGGCGTTTAATCCTAAAACAGATCTTAGGCGGTTGAGTTTGGGATGTTTTTTTGTGATGAGATTTGCAGTTGAGCTAGACCCAATGAATGCAAAAACATCAATTTTGCCAGACTCCATGATGGGAGAAATCACTTTGGCTCCATCACCATACACTGTGTTGATCACACCTGGAGGAAACGCTTCCTTAAAACATTCGAGAAGAGGTTGTAGTAACAACACGCCATACTTTGCCGGTTTGAAAACAACGGTATTTCCCATAAGGATGGCTGGAATGAGAGTGCAGAAAGTTTCATTCAACGGATAATTAAATGGACCCATACAAAGTACAACGCCATAAGGAGAACGTTTGATTTGTGCAATGAGTCCACCTTCTTTGATATAGTTTGCTGAACTTGTTTCGAGTTCTTGTAATGATTCAATTGTATCTTCTAAATATTCGATGGTTCTATCAAATTCTTTTATGGCATCTTTTTCTGTTTTGCCAATCTCCCACATCAGAAGTAAAACAATTCGGTCTCTTTTTCCTTTCATCAGAGTGATGAACTTTCGAACCGCTTCGATTCGTTCTTTGGGAGTGGCGATGGGCCAAACGCCTGTTCCGTGATTATAGGCTTTTACGGCAGCATCAAGTGCGAGTAAACTTTGTTTTTCGTCAAAACTAGGATAGGATCCTAAAACTACTTGTTCCAATTTGCCATTTTTGTTCAGAAAGATGGGAGATTGTACGATTTGGGATCCACCTTCCCAGATCCGAATTTCTCCACCGAGTAGGTATTCTTTTTGGTGGATGGGTGTAATGCGGTACTTTTCTGGAATGGAATCTTCTGACGGAAAAACAAAGCTCATGATCCATGAATCGAATGGTGACCCGACTAAAAAAGCAACATTTTACGGAAAAGATCAGCCGATATAAAAAATATGGAACCATGGATGGACCAGAACAAAGAAGAGTGGGAGACTTTGACCTTACGACTTTTCCGTCGTGTGGAAGAATTGGAATCACTCATGTCGGAAGTGCAAAGTGACCTAGTTCGGTACCGAGCGATTCGCGAAGAATGGTATCATTGGCATAGCGCTTGGAAGGAGGAATACGCCAAACGAGCCGTCGGCTGACTTGGAAAAATCGTTTTCCGTTGGACCTCTCTTGGAAAATTAGTCCTATCCCATTCGAAAAAGGAATTCCCATGGCCGAAAAACCTATGTCCCCCTTTGGTGAGTTAGCTCCCAGCACACCTGCCTCTCTCTCTGATGTCAAAAAGAACATTTATGGACGATACCTCGAAGAATTCAATGTAGGTGATATCTATGTTCACCCTCGTCAATTCACAGTGGACAGAAGTTTTGCCCAAGAATTTGCCACTGTGTTTATGGATGCAAATCCACTTTATCTTTCTGCAGAGTATGCAAAAGCTCACGGATTTGCTGACTTACTCGTTCATCCACTGATGGTGTTCAACTTAGCACTTTCCATTGGTGTTCAGAATAACAGTGAGAAGGCGCTTGCAAACCTCGGATATTACAACGCACAATTTTTATTACCTGTTTATCCAGGAGACACTCTTTCTTCCCGAACTAAAATTCTCGCAGTGGATGACAAAGGTCCTGAGAAACCAGGAATCGTCCATGTAAGAACACTTTGTCTCAACCAAAAGAATGAAGTGGTTTTGCAATACGAACGTAAAATCATGATCTACCAATCCAATGGAAAGCCAAAAGGCAATCCAAAACCAGGCGATTCTTCCGCATTCTTTCCTGAGTCAAAAACTCCCGCCCTCAAACTTCCAACTCTCAAATTCCCAACAGAGATGAAAGATGTAACTTGGGGACATACTTACTTTGAAAACTTCAAACCAGGTCAAATCTATGTTCATCAAAATGGAAGAACCATAACTGACGAACATGTCCAATGGACATTCCGCGTAGGAAATACTCACCCACTTCATTATGATAAATTGTATTCCGCAGGAATCTCTGGCCCTATGGGTGGAGAACCAGTGGTTTATGGTGGGCTCGTATTTGGTTGGTTAGCTGGTATGGCATCACGTGATATTTCTGAAAACGCAATTTGGGAACTTGGATTCACTGAAGGATACCATACACAACCAGCATTTTCTGGTGACACTGTGACTTGTATTTCCCGAATTTTGACCACTGAAGACAAAGGAACGGAATACGGAATCCCTGCAGGCGAAGTTCAAATCCAATTCATTGGACTCAAAAACATCAAAGCAAATGATGCATTGGATAAATTCGGTGCTGATCTTTTCCTGAAAGAAAATGATAAAAAGAAATTAGGAAAAGAAAAAATCCCAGAGAAAATCTTCGAAATCGAAAGAAGATTGATCATCAAAAAACAACCATAAGGTGAACCTATGAAAGTTACCATCCCCAAAAGAATTCCGGACATGGAAGACATCGGGGATGGTGTCTTTAAAATTGTTCTACCGCAACCATTTTATGCACCTAACAATATCTATTTGTACCAAGGTGATGATGGTTTAACTTTAATTGATTCGGGTTATATTGAATCCGTTCCCATGTTACAGGCTTCTTTAAAAACTAGAGGATTTTCTTTTAAAGATATTCGCCACATCATTTACACTCACAATCATTTAGATCATATCTCTTCTTCTTTGGTACTGAAGTCCTATGCAAAGAACGTAACCTATTACGGTTATCGTGCCATGGCCGATGGAGTTGGGAATTATTTAGAGTCGATGGTGCTTTTTGAAGAGGCGACAGAAGATCTATTTCATAAAGCATTTGGCGATAAGGAAGAACTCGATCGGATTTTGGAAGAATCACGCCAAGGTTGGCGACAGTTTTACAGTAAATTTAGCGAAACAAAAAAGGGTGATCCCGTTTTAAAAATTGATGTCGCCATCGACCATAACGACAGTTTGGAGTTAGGTGGAAGGTTGTTCCGTTTTTTACACACACCAGGTCATAACTTGTATCATATTACTCCTGTGGAACCGTCGACGGGAATTTATTTTTCTGGAGATTTGATCATTGCCAATCTAACCGCCATTTATTCCGAAATGGACGGAAATTTAGGTGATTATTACTTTACTCTCTCCAAACTTTTAGAAGAGCCCATCAAACGAATGTTACCTGCTCATGGTAGCGAAATTGAAGATCCGAGAAAAACCATCACTCTTGTGAAAAAAACGCTGAGTATTCTCGAGAAGGGTGTGCTTCGAAGGCTTAGAGAAGGGGAATCGGATCTAAAGGTGCTTATGGAAGCGGCCATTGGAAAAAAAGTTCATAACGGGGGCCATTTACCAACGGCATTGGGACTTGTGTACAGCATCATTCAGAAATTAGTTTTAGAGGGACAAATTCGTATCGAAAAAAGAGAAAATGGATACGAGATCTTTCATATCGTAGGTTAGGTATACCGAACTTTATCCTATAAGTTTTTCTGATTTAAATGGAAATAAAGTAAATGATCGCTAAAAAAATACTCTTTTTATTATGTTTTTATTGGGTGTTCAACTTTTGTATACCGTCGCCTGGACACTGTAGAAGATATGCAGAAAGTTGCGAAAATAATAAGCCTAAAGAAGTTTCAATAATAACCGCTAACCAAGATTTATCCATTGACGATAAAATTTTAGCTCTAGCATTAGTTTTAAGCAATTCATGCAGTTGTAAATAAAACAAAAACTAACGGATCGAATCCATATCAGTAAAAATCATAAATCAGGGATCAATCTGCGTTTCTAATTTAGTACCAAGTATATATTAATACTATAAATTAACTTAAATCCTATGGAAAAATGCCAAAAATGTAATGTAGAGCTAAACCCCATAAAAACAAATTATGGGAAATTGATAATCTGCAGTAATTGTTTTGGACATTACTATTCTGAAAATACATTGGAACTGCTATTTAACGGTTCTACTTGGCAGAGTGAAAAAGATGCTTCGAAAGTTTCAAAATCAAAACTAGAGTGTCCTAAATGTAAAGATAAAATGCGATTACACAGGTTTTCTAAAAATTACAATTCTGTCGAAATTGACATTTGTTCTAATTGCAAGATCCTTTGGCTTGATTACAATGAAATTGAAGATTTAAAACTTAACTCAATAGAAGCCCGAAATTTGATAACCAATAGCAAAAATAGAATTTCTAAGTCTGAAATAAACTATATCTTAAACATAACTAAGTTGGATGCAAAATTAAAAGAAGCTAAAACTATAAATAAAATTAACGAAGAGGCTATTAAATTTTCAAAAATCCATCACTACGATAGCGTGATGCATGCAAGTGTGTTTAAAGCTTTTGACATAGTAACCTTTTTTAAAACAATTTTCAAAAAAGAGTAATCACCTTAAAGAAGATGAAAAAGAGAGTAAATGACTTGAACACTAATTATTTAAAAATAACCCCCTTATCCCTTATCGGACATTAGAAAATCTTCTATTTTGATAGGTCTACATACTTATTAACAAAACTGTCTATAAAAGAACCAAAATCTTTCTCTACGGAAGTTAGCTTTTCTATAAACTCATTTGGTAGTTTTTCTTTTAGCTTAGAATCCCAATCCAGTGAAGGGAGAAACTCTTTTCTTTCATTTAGTAATTTGTCTTTAAATTGTTTTGGAAATTCATGAAAATCTTGATTCTTTCTTTCTGGGAAAATTACGGGAATTAAGAAAAGACAAGTCACATCAAATTTAGATTCTGAAATATTAGCATTACAAAAGAGACAGTAATGATCCATATTTTCATCTTCAAAACGACTTCCACAAAAGAAACATTTTGAAAGTAAAGGGTATCTATGTTTTCCGCAAAAGCGAGGGTTGTTCTTATCAGAAGATTCGTAACCGTGATCGCAGTCAGGATGAGAGCATATTGCAAAATATCTTTCTTTGAAGGCTTTCATAAATTCTTTAAAAGCTAACGAAAGTTTATTCCGAAAACAAGATAATTTATTTTTCCACTTTTTCATTCCTTATTAGTCCGAGATTTCAATTTCTCCTAGAATTGCTGGGAAAAATGGGGAATTTAGAATTTTAACTAATAGGGCATGGGTATTGTAAAATATCTCTAAATAGGATGATATAGCAGGAAAAATGCTATTTAGGGCATTTTACGAGCGATTTGTTGCGTTTTTGGGTTATTTGGAAGAGGGTTTTAAAGTTTAATTTATTAAACAATTAAAAAATTGACGAAAATTGGAACATGGGACAAAACATGGTCGTAAGTGGGTACGCGCTGCCTACTAACGCTTGAGTTATAAGAAAAAGTCTAAATAAAGAGCCTATAGACGGCTCAAAACGGTGCGGGGGAGCATCGCAATAAAACTCATGAATATATTAGATGCCTTAAAACAACATAAACCTAGAGATTTAGGTAAGTTTTCAGTCGAAATCAAATTTACTAATAATAAAGCTGTTAAATTTTCTGGTCGATTTACACAAGATGGGCCTTCAATTTATGCACACTACGATGCAATGAATTTAGTTGGAGGTTCTCAGGACTCAGATGAACAATCAGCAAAGATTAAATCAATAATGAGGCTGGTATCTTTAATTGAACTAAGATTATTGTTTTTCAAAAAGTTAGGTGATTATGAAAGATTATTTTACGATTCTGTAAGCCAAGAAGATAAAGATAATTTTGTAAGTTTCGCAGATACTTTAAGATGGGACGACCACTATGACAATGATGAACTGATCCCAGTAGAAACTGAGTCTCTAGAAAAAACAGAAGACGGTTTTATTTATAAAAGAGTTCATATTGATAAGGTCTCTGATTTATCTC includes these proteins:
- a CDS encoding MaoC family dehydratase, yielding MAEKPMSPFGELAPSTPASLSDVKKNIYGRYLEEFNVGDIYVHPRQFTVDRSFAQEFATVFMDANPLYLSAEYAKAHGFADLLVHPLMVFNLALSIGVQNNSEKALANLGYYNAQFLLPVYPGDTLSSRTKILAVDDKGPEKPGIVHVRTLCLNQKNEVVLQYERKIMIYQSNGKPKGNPKPGDSSAFFPESKTPALKLPTLKFPTEMKDVTWGHTYFENFKPGQIYVHQNGRTITDEHVQWTFRVGNTHPLHYDKLYSAGISGPMGGEPVVYGGLVFGWLAGMASRDISENAIWELGFTEGYHTQPAFSGDTVTCISRILTTEDKGTEYGIPAGEVQIQFIGLKNIKANDALDKFGADLFLKENDKKKLGKEKIPEKIFEIERRLIIKKQP
- a CDS encoding NADP-dependent glyceraldehyde-3-phosphate dehydrogenase → MSFVFPSEDSIPEKYRITPIHQKEYLLGGEIRIWEGGSQIVQSPIFLNKNGKLEQVVLGSYPSFDEKQSLLALDAAVKAYNHGTGVWPIATPKERIEAVRKFITLMKGKRDRIVLLLMWEIGKTEKDAIKEFDRTIEYLEDTIESLQELETSSANYIKEGGLIAQIKRSPYGVVLCMGPFNYPLNETFCTLIPAILMGNTVVFKPAKYGVLLLQPLLECFKEAFPPGVINTVYGDGAKVISPIMESGKIDVFAFIGSSSTANLITKKHPKLNRLRSVLGLNAKNPAIVLPDTDLKTMVPEILSGSLSYNGQRCTALKILFVHKDILDEFTKLYLEEFSKWKAGMPWDVGVNFTPLPEEGKTKWLKELLDDAVAHGAKILNPGGGEINESFMYPAILSPVSPNARLYHEEQFGPLVPIVPFSSVEEPLNYIFESNMGQQASIFGKDPKTIGKLIDVLVNQVARVNWNAQCQRGPDSFPFSGRKDSADGTLSVSDALRVFSIRTVVSFKDNEMGRNLLGDVLKERTSNYLSQEFHL
- a CDS encoding DUF1554 domain-containing protein, whose translation is MRWNLFVSFLFLGWVFSCNQVNPRDELLFTLVSGLNPVTTSTAVSVPTTAKISVSSASVTLTYGTPQNFGISLVKLPTANVTITLTFTSSKLQVNASNSPLTNVLTFTPANFNTVQTVSLSSATQILDTSSLSVTASSTDTYYNGTSGSIPINHRNVNIAYTGSSFIFKENVVAPTLTPTIQFSFTSCSVAPTLPTGLSLNTSTCVISGTPTTAQAGSTYTVTVTNGTESANQNLTIQVEPTVYKVFVTAATFNGNLQGAAANGPAGADLKCNADANKPTTGTYKAMLTTNAGARRACDSTGNCTNSGENTDWVFQFGKYYVRASDSAFLFTPNAAGILPASSSIFSTAPYTMSESFDSGLLKTYWTGLATPNFYWQVASAQVTNTCSNWTSGSATSPTSEGGRVGNSNSNDYTAFRNGASGVSCSSLNYLVCVEQ
- a CDS encoding zf-TFIIB domain-containing protein produces the protein MELLFNGSTWQSEKDASKVSKSKLECPKCKDKMRLHRFSKNYNSVEIDICSNCKILWLDYNEIEDLKLNSIEARNLITNSKNRISKSEINYILNITKLDAKLKEAKTINKINEEAIKFSKIHHYDSVMHASVFKAFDIVTFFKTIFKKE
- a CDS encoding MBL fold metallo-hydrolase; this translates as MKVTIPKRIPDMEDIGDGVFKIVLPQPFYAPNNIYLYQGDDGLTLIDSGYIESVPMLQASLKTRGFSFKDIRHIIYTHNHLDHISSSLVLKSYAKNVTYYGYRAMADGVGNYLESMVLFEEATEDLFHKAFGDKEELDRILEESRQGWRQFYSKFSETKKGDPVLKIDVAIDHNDSLELGGRLFRFLHTPGHNLYHITPVEPSTGIYFSGDLIIANLTAIYSEMDGNLGDYYFTLSKLLEEPIKRMLPAHGSEIEDPRKTITLVKKTLSILEKGVLRRLREGESDLKVLMEAAIGKKVHNGGHLPTALGLVYSIIQKLVLEGQIRIEKRENGYEIFHIVG
- a CDS encoding esterase/lipase family protein; protein product: MIQILINSLAGKTVSLTQKTTDSLLKGVQFLVKGSLTSAGGGLDLLSNAFFYKPEWREALQKAGVQVKETGHKSNENLQKTIEQTNQAFEKAIFKVELTAKQSDDMVFDNRMVSSILGSSHNQKFKLTKIDMSFRTIGKDITAKETIAEFKESKKTKSVLFLPGLFTDETVWQEQTVEYKERKITSPGLATELQEQGYYPFYLRYNHGLPIHENGKKLMHLLDVFFNEDPNNKPDIICYSLGCLIFRSCLYHAKLENKEWLHKFGKIILIAAPNKGSYLEKIGFWLGFLFEKSPNVALKIIGMIGNLRSDAIKDLSFGLIRKEEKGWMETISGYFGETYFNELDDMDVYQAYALMEGAENPLQNFLGDGIVEKKSLTYLTDKVFNQKTNPALRTLELNKQNHFSIISARPLMHWVKVVLGLTPGD